A segment of the Zingiber officinale cultivar Zhangliang chromosome 8B, Zo_v1.1, whole genome shotgun sequence genome:
acactcaattttttttcttttagactGACGTACGTGGAAATTCTCAAGCCCCCAATTGATGGAGGTAGGGTTCCAACCAAGACCTTGGCACCGGCTTCCAAGTCCCTTACCAACTGAGTTAAAACATACTTCTTTGAGTGTTGAATTACATAGACACAATTGTTTAGTCACTTTAGTGATCCCTACCTATTTAGACAGCAATTTACTAGATTCGAATGAATTTTAATAGTTTTTTTCTAGAAAATGCTAAATGGTAAAGAAAAAGGCATAAAGTAACATAAATATAAAGGGAAATAGGAAAGTAAATCATGTTTTCATTACTCATCCTAACTTGAAGGTGATGACTAGCTTAGTTTTTAGGTTTTATCACTTACcactaaaaaagaaaaaaaaaaactatttaccctaatttagtgttatgCAGTCACATCCACCCATAATTTAGTAGCTCATAAATGAAGATTCTcatgaagaattaaaaataaagacaatgcagCTAAATGCTGAAAACTGACCAAGTGAGCACATTAGAATATTGCACAAGTAGTAAAGTAAATATCTTAGTAATTCCATTTACTTGAACATAAGTCCATATAGATGAATCAGCCGAATATTTTTGTTTGAGCTAATAATAAAATGTAAAGGAACAAACACCTTAACTGTGATTTAATCAAGATATGAGATGACAAAAGGGCCTATGAGATTCTGTTACTATGCTACACGTGTGGTTCCTTACAACATCACAACCTATTCCTAGATAGACTTATGCTTGGAAAAATGGGTCTCGTCATTCTGTTTTGTAAAGTACAACAGAATTTCATGATGATTCACTTGTTTAAACACGGATTATCAATATGCTTATACATGTATTTGTTTATGGAGACAATTTATCATCTAATCTACTTTATTTTAATAAAGGAGGTAAGTTACCTAAAAACCACATACTATAcctcgatttctaatgttatctcATTTTCAAGATGTAACAAAGTGGACCACAATCAAAGCAATTTTCACTCAACCACTGGTTCAAAGTAGTCATTAAATCGATGAGCAGATTTTACATGGATAAATCTTAGTTAATGTTTTTGTAGGTAGGTAAATTACATGGATGATGATAATAAGTTGATGGGCAAAGATGATGACAAACCAAGCTGCAATTGAAGCTATTTTAGGCAATTAGCTCTAATACATCACAAACTATATATACCTGCTTCCCATACATGTATTTAAGATTTCTTTAACATCTCATGGTTTTTATAACGTGTCCCTCTAGCTCAGACCTCCATTATGATTTGTGCTTCCCTTCAGTTATACCAgccatattttgaattttttataaaaGTAGAATGGCCTTTAAGAGAGAAACCATAAAAAAAGATCTGTCATTGACAAAATTCAGAATTTTAATTTCTTCAAAGACAAATTGCTctctgttttccatttgtttAAGACCACACTAAGACTCCGTTGGTCTTATTGTCAATTGAAGTACTTTGATCGTCATATAAGAATTATCTAATGCTTATACATTAAGTTTCACCAGAGAGTGCAAAAAGGGATCACAAGATAAAACTAGTAGATCTATCATATTAGTGTCGACGGAACTAGCAGCAAGGGTGACCAAGAGATAGACAGGGACTGAAAAACTTAAGCAAGCAGAGCGCAAAATACCATTTTGGAGACCTTCTTCCAGAAATGCGGTGTAGGCCTCGCCAACAAGTAAGCCCTCTGCAATGCTCTCtcttgctcttcggtccaatccTTTGAAGCACAATCATGATAGACCTGGCCATCTCCTCCTGCAACCTCTTTCCTCTCCTCGACCAAGATTTCAACTTTCCTTCTCTTGTCCCGCTTTCCTTTTCTCTCCGCAACATCCTCCACCTTCCCTTCACCCAACAAACCAAGAACTCCGTCCGTGTTCACATGCGTAACCGCACTGGATGCCAACCTCGAGGACCTCCTCAGCTTCTGAGGCGTCTCTAGCGAACCAAGAACTCCATCCGCGTTCACATGCCTAACCGCAATGGATTGCAACCTCAATGACCTCCTCACCTTCGGAGGCGTCTCTACCAAACCAAGAACTCCGCCCGCGTTCACGTGCCTGACCGTAATGGATGCCAACCTCGAGGACCTCCTCAGATTCTGAGGCGCCTCGACCGACCTCCAACCCCTAATCTTCCTCCCATCAGGAGCAATTTCTTTCGTGAATCCTCCACTTGAGCCGGGATCACTCTCGCTCTTCTTCGCCTCTCCTGAAGCCAATCTAGAAGACCTTCGAAGGAAGCGGGGTGCCGGGACGGGAGGCGAAGTTAGTTTATCCTCAGAAGACGGCGTTGCATTGCTAGGTTTCTTCGTTTTCTTGTTGCCGTTGGAACGACTGGGAGTAGGTCGTCCAGTCGTCTCGATACTCATTGACGTCTGGAATCGAGGAGATCCGATGGGGATTTGGTGATACCTGTGTCGCCGGCCGGTTTCACGTGTCACGGTGGTCGGAGCTCTCTTCGCCATCTCGTATATTCCGAGCAAATCAAATTGCGTGActtgaggaagagaggagaggagtcGAGAGAGGGAAAGAACTTCCGGTATTTAGAAATTCATGGGCCGATTGGCCTTTTACGACCCAATTAGGTCGAAATAAACATTATCCAGATCTCTATTCATAATATAAACAATTTTAGTCGTTAAGCTGTACTTTTTAAAAGTGGTAATTTATGTCAACGTAGTTAATGATGTTATTAACTACCTCTGCGTTATGTAATTTTCTCTAACTGGTGAGTTTTAGTCAAAATGTAAAGGAAGTCGTATTTTGGTAAATCATGTAAACGTAAGTTCTCACAAGAACTTAGAAATTATTGGTAGAAtcattgatcctatccgaaaatcGATGAGATGGATGTTAGAAATATGACGTTTCTGTTGACCTCCGGTGGACTTCGCTCCGACCTATAACACAAGCAGTGTCAGTACCAAGCCAGGTAAGGGGTTCTGGCGAtgaccttccgacgctcaagtcagtttccgacgaagaaagaaaaagaatcaaCGAGAACAGTAGCGCAACAGTAAATATTACGTGTAACGCATACCTTCATTGATGTTTGAATCTCCCTTTATATAGAGATCCTGTAGCgcgtgtgcacgcttcccaaaaTGGGCATGCGTCTCAAAACTTTCCCTGACACAATATCTTAACAAGTCAagcatatctctaaagtgacggtggaagcttccgccgtacgaccctctgtctgaccatgccactTGTCAGTGACACTAGCTCacaaaaggatgtcgaaagatagTGTGTTGTGTCTGTTAGTGGGCAAGCGGGACAGCCGCTTAGCCGAAATTCCACTGTCCACGTGTTGTCTGTTGTCAGTCCGAGCAGGATGACCGCTCGACCGGAAGTTCCCTGTCTGAAGACTATgctgctgggccgagcgggatggtcaCTCGATTGGAAGTCCATTGTCCGCGTGAACTGCTGCTGagtcgagcgggatagccgctcggctgaaagtccaCTGTCCGTGTACTCGGCTGATGTCAAGTCTGCTGCTAGGCCGaatggggtagccgctcggctctgCTTCTGCGCATCATTTGAACGTCAGTTGTTTGATTGCTTCTTGTGTCGAAGACGGTGGGTTGGAGCTTACTCCCTGGTCGGCGCATGATTCGCTCGACCGGCCGATATCGTCTCCCTATTGAccatcttaactttgacctcca
Coding sequences within it:
- the LOC122014548 gene encoding uncharacterized protein LOC122014548 isoform X2, translating into MAKRAPTTVTRETGRRHRYHQIPIGSPRFQTSMSIETTGRPTPSRSNGNKKTKKPSNATPSSEDKLTSPPVPAPRFLRRSSRLASGEAKKSESDPGSSGGFTKEIAPDGRKIRGWRSVEAPQNLRRSSRLASITVRHVNAGGVLGLVETPPKVRRSLRLQSIAVRHVNADGVLGSLETPQKLRRSSRLASSAVTHVNTDGVLGLLGEGKVEDVAERKGKRDKRRKVEILVEERKEVAGGDGQVYHDCASKDWTEEQERALQRAYLLARPTPHFWKKVSKMVPEKSAQECFDRIHANFATPPQHQPRSRAKKADLSPIVHFTFGDKPLDDTKLKIKKARRSKRRTLAAQKTVRHLLRKHQLADQTTGFLMKCSERSSSAHKRPLSRFKTNAVDPSPEVLKRIKNVALHERYIDHLHCIEARRRRTYHGKENHVVSCINMNDTRPQSGVIKAAMATLMTEAQAVIGHFQDRQVNALDYDDDSTSAGNCSVDLDDDA
- the LOC122014548 gene encoding uncharacterized protein LOC122014548 isoform X1 translates to MAKRAPTTVTRETGRRHRYHQIPIGSPRFQTSMSIETTGRPTPSRSNGNKKTKKPSNATPSSEDKLTSPPVPAPRFLRRSSRLASGEAKKSESDPGSSGGFTKEIAPDGRKIRGWRSVEAPQNLRRSSRLASITVRHVNAGGVLGLVETPPKVRRSLRLQSIAVRHVNADGVLGSLETPQKLRRSSRLASSAVTHVNTDGVLGLLGEGKVEDVAERKGKRDKRRKVEILVEERKEVAGGDGQVYHDCASKDWTEEQERALQRAYLLARPTPHFWKKVSKMVPEKSAQECFDRIHANFATPPQHQPRSRAKKADLSPIVHFTFGDKPLDDTKLKIKKARRSKRRTLAAQKTVRHLLRKHQLADQTTGGDYFSHLENSPNASAIIMPANGDPGTPDSLFTTGFLMKCSERSSSAHKRPLSRFKTNAVDPSPEVLKRIKNVALHERYIDHLHCIEARRRRTYHGKENHVVSCINMNDTRPQSGVIKAAMATLMTEAQAVIGHFQDRQVNALDYDDDSTSAGNCSVDLDDDA